In Molothrus aeneus isolate 106 chromosome 13, BPBGC_Maene_1.0, whole genome shotgun sequence, a genomic segment contains:
- the SNX22 gene encoding sorting nexin-22 isoform X1, translated as MLRVMKTVRTRNMVRLGLTRSTLSVPLQLFRVEVLCNGRRHTVTKRYSEFQALHKRIKKTCKVPDFPPRHVPNWMPKALEQRRQALEVYLQGVLYHNKELPQDVLDFLKVPRCQQSPKASSSPSTRVLPPQRPIVGFCLDPYMRPRGPELLPNTVLSGVLQGLYLPLSRVPAWQHPQPLE; from the exons ATGTTGAGGGTGATGAAGACAGTGAGAACAAGGAACATGGTGAGGCTGGGGCTGACGAGGAGCACGCTGtctgtccccctgcagctgttccGGGTGGAGGTGCTGTGCAATGGCCGGCGGCACACGGTGACCAAGCGCTACAGCGAGTTCCAGGCGCTGCACAAGCGG ATCAAGAAGACCTGCAAGGTGCCCGACTTCCCCCCACGCCACGTCCCCAACTGGATGCCCAAAGCGCTGGAGCAGCGCCGGCAGGCCCTGGAGGTTTACCTGCAG GGTGTGCTGTACCACAACAAGGAGCTACCCCAGGACGTCCTGGACTTCCTGAAGGTGCCGcggtgccagcagagccccaagGCCAGCAGCTCCCC cagcaccagagtCCTGCCCCCCCAGCGCCCCATTGTCGGCTTCTGCTTGGATCCCTACATGCGGCCACGCGGCCCCG agctgctccccaacACCGTCCTCAGCGGGGTCCTGCAGGGCCTCTACCT
- the SNX22 gene encoding sorting nexin-22 isoform X2: MIAVSIPAAEPPAAAARSPERAHTLFRVEVLCNGRRHTVTKRYSEFQALHKRIKKTCKVPDFPPRHVPNWMPKALEQRRQALEVYLQGVLYHNKELPQDVLDFLKVPRCQQSPKASSSPSTRVLPPQRPIVGFCLDPYMRPRGPELLPNTVLSGVLQGLYLPLSRVPAWQHPQPLE, encoded by the exons ATGATCGCCGTGTCCATCCCCGCGGCGGAGCccccggcggcggcagcgcgcAGCCCCGAGCGGGCGCACACG ctgttccGGGTGGAGGTGCTGTGCAATGGCCGGCGGCACACGGTGACCAAGCGCTACAGCGAGTTCCAGGCGCTGCACAAGCGG ATCAAGAAGACCTGCAAGGTGCCCGACTTCCCCCCACGCCACGTCCCCAACTGGATGCCCAAAGCGCTGGAGCAGCGCCGGCAGGCCCTGGAGGTTTACCTGCAG GGTGTGCTGTACCACAACAAGGAGCTACCCCAGGACGTCCTGGACTTCCTGAAGGTGCCGcggtgccagcagagccccaagGCCAGCAGCTCCCC cagcaccagagtCCTGCCCCCCCAGCGCCCCATTGTCGGCTTCTGCTTGGATCCCTACATGCGGCCACGCGGCCCCG agctgctccccaacACCGTCCTCAGCGGGGTCCTGCAGGGCCTCTACCT